From Candidatus Binataceae bacterium, the proteins below share one genomic window:
- a CDS encoding methyltransferase domain-containing protein, with amino-acid sequence MAEVEITAMTFGPFGVGRLDGDTVMVPNAAPGDLLEVTVVGRRAGHLIARAERVLRAGPARRTPPCPYLPRCGGCDWQQIDYPAQARLKGEVIAGLLRRALGLELDPATLVEPAPAEFGYRARVRFKVGPRGELGFHQAGSRHLVEVEHCMVAAEDIRMPREFVREIRCEEIEVVADRGREVLVAHLARAPAAAEVARARAIVARDPRLAGVVMRGGATRALVGETAVQVALEPGLVLEADADLFSQVNRAQNLRLVAMVMEMGAPAAGARVLDLFCGAGNFSLPAARRGAAVTGVDAEPAAVAAAARNAQRLGFGRAEFTALRAAELARFLLRARYRPDTVILDPPRTGARELIEPLVAMRAPRLIYVSCDAATLARDLRALCAGGYRIAAVRALDFFPNTHHVELVAHAVLTSVAPRS; translated from the coding sequence ATGGCGGAGGTCGAGATCACCGCGATGACATTCGGGCCGTTCGGAGTCGGCCGGCTCGACGGCGACACCGTGATGGTGCCCAACGCGGCGCCCGGCGACCTGCTCGAAGTAACGGTCGTCGGCCGGCGCGCGGGCCATCTCATCGCGCGCGCCGAGCGCGTGCTCCGCGCGGGCCCCGCACGGCGCACGCCGCCGTGTCCGTACCTGCCGCGCTGCGGGGGGTGCGACTGGCAGCAGATCGATTATCCCGCGCAGGCGCGGCTCAAGGGCGAGGTCATCGCGGGCCTGCTCCGCCGCGCGTTGGGCCTTGAACTCGATCCCGCGACGCTGGTCGAGCCGGCGCCCGCCGAATTCGGCTACCGCGCGCGGGTGCGGTTCAAGGTCGGGCCGCGCGGCGAGTTGGGATTCCACCAGGCCGGCAGCCGGCATCTGGTCGAGGTCGAGCACTGCATGGTCGCGGCAGAAGACATCCGGATGCCGCGCGAGTTCGTGCGCGAGATCAGATGCGAGGAGATCGAGGTCGTTGCCGACCGCGGGCGCGAGGTGTTAGTCGCGCATCTGGCCCGCGCGCCTGCGGCGGCGGAGGTCGCGCGCGCGCGGGCGATAGTCGCGCGCGACCCCCGGCTTGCGGGCGTCGTGATGCGCGGGGGCGCGACGCGCGCGCTGGTGGGCGAGACCGCCGTGCAGGTGGCGCTCGAGCCAGGGCTGGTGTTGGAAGCCGACGCCGATCTGTTCAGCCAGGTGAACCGCGCACAAAACCTGAGACTGGTCGCGATGGTGATGGAGATGGGGGCCCCCGCGGCAGGCGCGCGCGTGCTCGATCTGTTCTGCGGCGCGGGTAATTTCAGCCTGCCCGCGGCGCGCCGCGGCGCGGCGGTCACGGGCGTGGACGCGGAGCCGGCGGCGGTGGCGGCGGCCGCGCGCAACGCGCAACGCCTGGGATTCGGACGCGCCGAGTTCACGGCGCTGCGGGCGGCGGAGCTGGCGCGCTTTCTGCTTCGTGCGCGCTACCGCCCCGACACCGTGATCCTCGACCCGCCGCGCACCGGCGCGCGCGAGCTGATCGAGCCGCTGGTCGCGATGCGCGCGCCGCGGCTGATATACGTTTCGTGCGACGCCGCCACGCTAGCGCGCGATCTGCGCGCTCTGTGCGCGGGTGGTTATCGGATCGCCGCCGTGCGCGCGCTCGACTTCTTTCCCAACACGCATCACGTCGAGCTCGTCGCGCACGCGGTATTGACATCGGTTGCACCGCGTTCCTAA
- a CDS encoding Rieske 2Fe-2S domain-containing protein — protein sequence MAKIGGRSGGHKDERATNAKRGARRAIRYRVCSTGALKPGESLKFMLPVRGADEECFVVNFRGHFHAYVNRCRHVPMAMDWIDNQFFAEQGRYLMCQTHNAYYEPSTGECIAGPPSACGKALYRVPLEIDGGVIYACPPKQEFED from the coding sequence ATGGCAAAGATCGGCGGCCGCTCGGGCGGCCACAAGGATGAGCGCGCGACGAACGCGAAGCGCGGCGCGCGCCGCGCCATCCGTTACCGGGTGTGCTCGACCGGCGCGCTCAAGCCGGGCGAATCGCTGAAGTTCATGCTGCCGGTGCGCGGCGCCGACGAGGAATGTTTCGTGGTCAACTTCCGCGGCCATTTCCACGCCTACGTCAACCGCTGCCGCCATGTGCCGATGGCAATGGACTGGATCGACAACCAATTCTTCGCCGAGCAAGGGCGCTACCTCATGTGCCAGACCCATAATGCCTACTACGAGCCCTCCACCGGCGAGTGCATCGCCGGACCGCCCAGCGCCTGCGGCAAAGCGTTATACCGCGTGCCGCTGGAGATCGACGGCGGCGTGATCTACGCGTGTCCGCCCAAGCAGGAGTTCGAAGACTAG
- a CDS encoding NAD-glutamate dehydrogenase domain-containing protein, with amino-acid sequence MASESNLQIAETESAREEQRRLAIFSQRLFERLPPEAAAAMSADQRARLAADALEFFAVRAEPVKLRVQSGDEHGAGAFVESAMPDCPFIVDSLLEYFHQTAIGAGMLLHPVLSVARDAAGRLVSLESGRAIERPESFVHLELRPQGALHDPERIAADLRVVLEEVRRVTDDFEAMSARALEICEETAAQRELVEVRDLLRWLVGGGFVFLGYRRYRLIARDGHRALEAVPDSGLGLLREHGRSRYAAPVDLDALEPAQRALLFDGPALIIGKSRSVSRVHRRRLMDDITLRRSGDDGQPIGFDRFLGLFTSKAYAEEAQHIPVLRAKLREVIEAERATPGSHNYKELVTAFNSFPKEELFRAPVAELRDELRLILELKDEAAVRLSVRYDAVRGNVVVLVIMPRESFSAEVRKQIQAALGRILAGDLIYYYLALGEGYSARLHFCFAAASPTAAQMRAMETEVAALARTWEERLREELLERFGTRRANALAQRWLGAFSSHYRASTTVARAAADIEQIENLLAGGRSFNVELVRQGGGGAAHEGALHSELRMYELGEALRLSDVMPMLSNFGISVISEEAHELRAGAAGGELRVFVQSFRVQGPGGQPLESMSGAGAIAEALTAVRSGRAEDGPLNALVLGAGLGWREVGLLRAYVAAAFQMRLGASLPALRRVLLLNPRLARMLVEMFELRMDPAPAAEERERRAGELRAAYLAALSAIDNLADDRIARAFLGMIEATVRTNYFRTPPALYLSLKFESARIPNLPDTPPLYEIHVDSPTMAGCHLRAGRIARGGIRYSDRPEDFRTEILDLMKTQTVKNAIIVPTGAKGGFIVKPRPGAAPTREEVVEAYKTLIRAMLELTDNVIDGRVVHPEGVRVLDQDGPYLVVAADKGTAAFSDLANAIAEEHNFWLGDAFASGGRHGYDHKALGITARGAWESARWHLREMGIELGRGAPVTMVGIGDMSGDVFGNGLLRSDHVKLIAAFDHRHIFIDPDPDPKASFAERKRLFELPNSQWSDYNPALLSRGGGVFRRGAKTIVLSPEARRALGCEAEALDSDSLIQAVLRADVTLLYNGGIGTYVRASDERDAEVGDHANDACRITARELRAKIVVEGGNLGFTQRARIEYAMAGGRINTDAIDNSAGVDTSDHEVNLKILLQPALQRGRITPERRNRALAEAADEVVALVLGDNRDQVVLLSLEQLRSRTQASIFRDHLSAIEQRGVLRRYESALPSHEELRERRGRYPGLTRPELAVLCAYTKIDLFAQLESCHLLDDPYLTARFLTPYFPASIARDFADEIPRHGLRRELIVTTLVNRMVDLMGASFIFRLARSRGVRTEEVVHAWIFADGVLELREQAERLRADAGGLGAQAELAALLALEGAAAGVCGWAVGALEAGGALGPAIARFKPGFQSLCAQFETMLAAGERERFERLYRELRATVYTEEVAHQLARLGFADHLLSVLSLSLAHGTPPAACAHAYFALSDLAEFAALEAALETIGIDDRWERQAAEDLGAQLRAARLALCRAVLAERGMEPVEAVRALRRGREREFDAAAEVMGELRTMPAIGLPVLQVAVRALARLAHAASGAGG; translated from the coding sequence TTGGCCAGCGAATCAAACCTGCAAATCGCCGAGACGGAATCCGCACGCGAGGAGCAGCGGCGGCTGGCGATCTTCAGCCAGCGCCTGTTCGAGCGGCTGCCGCCCGAGGCGGCGGCCGCGATGTCGGCCGACCAGCGGGCGCGCCTCGCCGCCGACGCGCTGGAATTCTTCGCCGTGCGTGCCGAGCCGGTAAAGCTGCGAGTGCAAAGCGGCGACGAGCACGGCGCCGGCGCGTTCGTCGAGAGCGCGATGCCGGATTGCCCGTTCATCGTTGACAGCCTGCTCGAATACTTCCATCAGACCGCCATCGGCGCGGGAATGCTGCTCCATCCGGTGCTCAGCGTGGCGCGCGACGCCGCGGGGCGGCTGGTCTCGCTGGAGAGCGGGCGCGCGATCGAGCGCCCCGAGTCCTTTGTCCACCTCGAATTGCGCCCCCAAGGGGCGCTGCACGATCCCGAGCGGATTGCCGCCGACCTCCGCGTCGTGCTCGAAGAGGTTCGCCGCGTGACCGACGACTTCGAGGCGATGAGCGCGCGGGCGCTGGAGATCTGCGAGGAAACCGCGGCGCAGCGCGAACTGGTCGAGGTGCGCGATCTGTTGCGATGGCTGGTCGGCGGCGGCTTTGTCTTTCTCGGCTACCGCCGCTACCGGCTGATCGCGCGCGACGGGCACCGCGCGCTCGAAGCGGTGCCGGATTCGGGACTCGGCCTGCTGCGCGAGCACGGCCGCTCGCGCTACGCCGCGCCGGTTGACCTCGACGCGCTCGAGCCCGCGCAGCGCGCGCTGCTCTTTGACGGCCCCGCGCTGATTATCGGCAAAAGCCGCAGCGTCTCGCGCGTCCACCGCCGCCGCCTGATGGACGACATCACGCTGCGCCGTAGCGGCGACGACGGACAGCCCATCGGATTCGATCGCTTCCTCGGCCTGTTCACCTCCAAGGCCTACGCCGAGGAGGCACAGCATATCCCGGTGCTGCGCGCGAAGCTGCGCGAGGTGATCGAGGCCGAGCGCGCCACGCCCGGCTCGCACAACTACAAGGAGCTGGTGACCGCGTTCAACAGCTTTCCCAAGGAGGAGCTGTTCCGCGCGCCGGTGGCCGAGCTGCGCGATGAGCTGCGGCTCATCCTCGAACTCAAGGACGAGGCGGCGGTGCGGCTCAGCGTGCGCTACGACGCGGTGCGCGGCAACGTCGTCGTGCTCGTCATCATGCCGCGCGAGAGCTTCTCGGCCGAGGTGCGCAAGCAGATCCAGGCCGCGCTTGGCCGCATCCTGGCAGGCGATCTGATCTACTACTATCTCGCCCTGGGCGAGGGCTACAGCGCGCGGCTGCACTTCTGCTTCGCCGCCGCCTCGCCCACCGCCGCCCAGATGCGCGCGATGGAGACCGAAGTCGCCGCGCTCGCGCGCACCTGGGAGGAGCGCCTGCGCGAGGAACTGCTCGAGCGCTTCGGCACCCGCCGCGCCAACGCGCTCGCCCAGCGCTGGCTCGGCGCCTTCAGCAGCCACTACCGGGCCAGCACCACGGTCGCGCGCGCGGCCGCCGATATCGAGCAGATCGAAAATCTGCTCGCCGGCGGACGCAGCTTCAACGTCGAGCTGGTGCGCCAGGGCGGCGGCGGCGCGGCGCACGAGGGCGCGCTTCACAGCGAGCTCAGGATGTACGAGCTGGGCGAGGCGCTGCGGCTGAGCGACGTGATGCCGATGCTGTCGAACTTCGGCATCAGCGTCATCTCCGAGGAGGCGCACGAGCTGCGCGCGGGCGCAGCGGGCGGCGAGCTGCGTGTCTTCGTCCAGTCCTTCCGCGTGCAGGGACCGGGCGGTCAGCCGCTGGAGAGCATGAGCGGCGCGGGCGCGATCGCCGAGGCGCTGACCGCGGTGCGCAGCGGGCGCGCCGAGGACGGGCCGCTCAACGCCCTGGTGCTGGGCGCCGGGCTGGGCTGGCGCGAGGTGGGGCTGTTGCGAGCCTACGTCGCGGCGGCCTTCCAGATGCGCCTGGGCGCGTCGTTGCCGGCCTTGCGCCGCGTGCTGCTGCTCAATCCGCGGCTGGCGCGAATGCTGGTCGAGATGTTCGAGCTGCGGATGGATCCGGCGCCGGCGGCCGAAGAGCGCGAGCGGCGGGCGGGTGAGCTGCGCGCGGCCTACCTCGCCGCGCTAAGCGCGATCGACAACCTCGCCGACGACCGCATCGCGCGCGCCTTTCTGGGGATGATCGAGGCTACCGTGCGCACCAACTACTTCCGCACTCCGCCCGCCCTTTACCTGTCGCTCAAGTTCGAGAGCGCGCGCATTCCCAATCTGCCCGACACCCCGCCGCTGTACGAGATTCACGTTGACAGCCCGACCATGGCGGGATGCCATCTGCGCGCCGGACGCATCGCGCGCGGCGGCATCCGTTACTCCGACCGCCCCGAGGATTTCCGCACCGAGATCCTCGACCTGATGAAGACGCAGACGGTCAAGAACGCGATCATCGTGCCGACCGGCGCCAAGGGCGGCTTCATCGTCAAGCCGCGCCCGGGCGCGGCGCCCACCCGCGAGGAGGTCGTCGAGGCCTACAAGACGCTGATCCGCGCGATGCTGGAGCTGACCGACAACGTGATCGACGGCCGCGTCGTGCATCCCGAAGGCGTGCGTGTGCTCGATCAGGACGGCCCCTACCTGGTGGTCGCCGCCGACAAAGGCACTGCGGCGTTCTCCGACCTCGCCAACGCGATCGCCGAGGAGCACAACTTCTGGCTCGGCGACGCGTTCGCCTCGGGCGGCCGCCACGGCTACGACCACAAAGCGCTCGGCATCACCGCGCGCGGCGCGTGGGAGTCGGCGCGCTGGCATCTGCGCGAGATGGGCATCGAGCTCGGGCGCGGCGCGCCGGTCACGATGGTCGGAATCGGCGACATGTCGGGAGACGTGTTCGGCAACGGGCTGTTGCGCTCGGATCACGTCAAGCTCATCGCCGCCTTCGATCATCGCCACATCTTCATCGATCCCGACCCCGACCCCAAGGCGAGCTTCGCCGAGCGCAAGCGCCTCTTCGAGCTGCCCAACTCGCAGTGGTCGGACTACAATCCGGCCCTGCTGAGCCGCGGCGGCGGCGTCTTCCGGCGCGGCGCCAAGACCATCGTGCTCAGCCCCGAAGCGCGCCGCGCGCTCGGCTGCGAGGCGGAGGCGCTCGACAGCGACAGCCTCATCCAGGCCGTCCTGCGCGCCGACGTTACCCTGCTCTACAACGGCGGCATCGGCACCTACGTCCGCGCGAGCGACGAGCGCGACGCCGAGGTCGGCGACCACGCCAACGACGCCTGCCGCATCACCGCGCGCGAGCTGCGGGCGAAGATCGTGGTCGAAGGCGGCAACCTCGGCTTCACCCAGCGCGCGCGCATCGAGTACGCGATGGCGGGCGGACGCATCAACACCGACGCCATCGACAACTCGGCCGGCGTGGACACCTCGGACCACGAGGTCAATCTCAAGATCCTGCTCCAGCCGGCGCTCCAGCGCGGGCGGATCACGCCCGAGCGGCGCAACCGCGCGCTCGCCGAGGCCGCCGACGAAGTCGTCGCCCTGGTGCTCGGCGACAACCGCGATCAGGTCGTGCTGCTCAGCCTCGAGCAGCTGCGCAGCCGGACCCAGGCCAGCATCTTCCGCGACCACCTTAGCGCCATCGAGCAGCGCGGCGTGCTGCGCCGTTACGAGTCCGCGCTGCCCAGCCACGAGGAGCTGCGCGAGCGGCGCGGCCGCTATCCCGGGCTCACCCGCCCCGAGCTCGCGGTGCTCTGCGCCTACACCAAAATCGACCTCTTCGCCCAACTCGAATCGTGCCATCTGCTCGACGACCCGTACCTGACCGCGCGCTTCCTGACGCCGTACTTTCCGGCGTCGATCGCGCGCGACTTTGCCGACGAAATCCCGCGCCACGGCCTGCGCCGCGAGCTCATCGTGACCACCCTGGTCAACCGCATGGTTGACCTGATGGGCGCGAGCTTCATCTTCCGCCTCGCGCGCAGCCGCGGCGTGCGCACCGAAGAGGTGGTGCACGCATGGATTTTCGCCGACGGCGTGCTCGAGCTCCGCGAGCAGGCCGAGCGGCTGCGCGCGGACGCGGGCGGGTTGGGCGCGCAGGCCGAGCTGGCGGCGCTGCTCGCGCTGGAAGGCGCGGCGGCAGGGGTGTGCGGATGGGCGGTCGGCGCACTCGAGGCCGGGGGCGCGCTGGGCCCCGCGATCGCGCGCTTCAAGCCCGGCTTCCAGAGCCTGTGCGCGCAGTTCGAGACGATGCTGGCGGCGGGCGAGCGCGAGCGCTTCGAACGGTTGTACCGCGAGCTGCGGGCGACCGTTTACACCGAGGAAGTCGCCCATCAACTCGCCCGGCTCGGCTTCGCCGACCATCTCCTTAGCGTGCTCAGCCTGAGCCTGGCGCACGGCACGCCGCCGGCTGCGTGCGCGCACGCCTACTTCGCGCTCAGTGACCTCGCCGAGTTCGCCGCCCTCGAAGCGGCGCTCGAAACTATCGGCATCGACGACCGCTGGGAACGGCAGGCGGCTGAGGATCTCGGTGCGCAGCTGCGCGCCGCCCGCCTTGCGCTGTGCCGCGCGGTGCTCGCCGAGCGTGGGATGGAACCCGTCGAGGCGGTGCGCGCGCTGCGCCGCGGACGCGAGCGCGAGTTCGACGCCGCCGCGGAGGTCATGGGCGAGCTGCGCACGATGCCGGCGATCGGGCTGCCGGTGCTCCAGGTCGCGGTCCGCGCGTTGGCGCGGCTCGCGCACGCCGCCTCCGGCGCCGGCGGCTGA